The Aliiroseovarius pelagivivens genome contains a region encoding:
- a CDS encoding EAL domain-containing protein, giving the protein MRDKDAISLVREALRKKRVRLAFQPVIQTTNPDRRAFFEGLIRVLDSNGRVIPARDFIDSVEDQELGRKLDALALEKGLEALQAEPNLRLAINMSARSIGYPGWKKVLERGLEDDPHLGERLILEITERTAITMPELVQVFMAEMQGHGISFALDDFGAGYTSFKYLKDFYFDIIKIDGEFIRGIHSDPDNQILTQAMVSVARHFDMFTVAESVETAEDAAFLTQIGVDCMQGYYFGVPTLDPYWRKAA; this is encoded by the coding sequence ATGCGGGATAAGGATGCGATCAGCCTTGTACGTGAGGCATTGCGAAAGAAACGTGTCCGGCTGGCCTTTCAGCCCGTCATTCAAACGACCAACCCAGATCGCCGTGCGTTCTTCGAAGGGCTGATACGGGTTCTGGATTCTAACGGGCGGGTGATTCCCGCCAGGGACTTTATCGACTCGGTCGAAGATCAAGAGTTGGGGCGCAAATTGGACGCGCTTGCGTTGGAAAAAGGGTTGGAGGCGTTGCAGGCCGAACCCAACCTGCGGTTGGCCATCAATATGTCTGCCCGATCCATCGGCTATCCGGGTTGGAAGAAGGTATTGGAACGCGGACTTGAAGATGACCCGCATCTGGGTGAACGCCTTATTCTTGAGATCACCGAACGCACGGCGATCACCATGCCGGAACTGGTGCAGGTCTTCATGGCTGAGATGCAAGGTCATGGCATCAGCTTCGCGTTGGATGACTTTGGGGCAGGCTATACCTCGTTCAAATACCTTAAGGATTTCTATTTCGACATCATCAAGATTGATGGGGAGTTCATTCGCGGGATACATAGTGACCCGGACAATCAGATCCTTACGCAGGCAATGGTTTCGGTCGCGCGGCATTTCGACATGTTCACCGTCGCGGAAAGTGTCGAAACGGCCGAGGATGCGGCCTTTTTGACGCAGATCGGCGTGGACTGCATGCAGGGATATTATTTCGGCGTACCAACCTTGGATCCCTATTGGCGCAAAGCAGCCTAG
- a CDS encoding lytic murein transglycosylase translates to MPQHSTLFSRRMAMATLTAAVVMPGRVLADSGFSGWLSGFSSKARSAGVGTAALKALGRAEYLSSAIKSDRRPAETARSLQDYIASAASSQRIKGGQRALARYPTLLKKIERKYGVPKEVIVAIWGMESSFGAVRGSASVLSTLATLAYEGRRRDLFEAELMAALRILSSGDVSPSRMKGSYAGAMGHTQFMPSSYLAHAQDFNRDGARDIWSDDPTDALASTAAYLRAKGWTKGQPWAIEVRLPDGFDLALTGRIYPRRLRDWGKMGVTDTDGRALSGADSGALILPAGPKGPIFMIFQNFHVLKTYNYADSYVIGVGHLSDRLAGGRAIQAGYPSKPWGMTSKERQALQKRLNDRGFQAGRPDGVIGEKGRAAIRAYEKSRGMPVTGVPSIQLLASLS, encoded by the coding sequence ATGCCCCAACACTCCACCCTATTCAGCCGCCGCATGGCGATGGCCACGCTGACCGCTGCGGTCGTGATGCCAGGTCGAGTGCTGGCCGACAGCGGGTTTTCGGGCTGGTTGTCGGGCTTTTCGTCCAAGGCGCGGTCGGCCGGGGTTGGTACTGCGGCCCTCAAAGCGCTCGGGCGGGCAGAATACCTGTCCTCGGCCATCAAGTCGGACCGCCGCCCCGCGGAAACGGCCCGCAGCTTGCAGGACTATATCGCATCGGCGGCGTCATCCCAGCGGATCAAGGGTGGGCAGAGGGCGTTGGCCCGCTACCCCACGCTTTTAAAGAAGATCGAACGGAAATACGGCGTCCCGAAAGAGGTTATCGTCGCGATCTGGGGCATGGAAAGCAGCTTTGGTGCAGTGCGCGGGTCGGCCTCGGTTCTGTCGACGCTGGCCACACTTGCCTATGAAGGCCGTCGCCGCGATCTGTTCGAGGCCGAGCTGATGGCCGCCCTGCGCATCCTAAGTTCAGGCGACGTGTCGCCATCGCGCATGAAAGGATCTTACGCCGGGGCGATGGGGCACACGCAGTTCATGCCCAGCTCGTATCTGGCGCACGCGCAGGACTTTAATCGTGATGGCGCGCGCGATATCTGGTCGGATGATCCGACGGATGCGCTGGCGTCGACCGCTGCCTATCTACGTGCAAAGGGGTGGACCAAAGGCCAGCCTTGGGCGATCGAGGTCCGCCTGCCCGATGGGTTTGATCTGGCGTTAACCGGGCGGATCTATCCGCGTCGTTTGCGCGACTGGGGCAAGATGGGCGTGACGGATACGGATGGCCGGGCGCTTTCCGGAGCAGACAGCGGCGCGCTGATTCTACCAGCTGGCCCCAAAGGTCCGATCTTTATGATCTTCCAGAATTTCCACGTGCTGAAGACCTATAATTATGCCGACAGCTATGTGATCGGCGTGGGTCATCTGTCTGATCGCCTTGCCGGAGGTCGCGCGATTCAGGCTGGCTATCCCAGCAAACCATGGGGAATGACCTCCAAGGAACGTCAGGCGCTTCAAAAGCGTCTGAATGATCGGGGTTTTCAGGCGGGCCGCCCCGATGGCGTGATCGGTGAAAAGGGTCGCGCTGCCATTCGTGCGTACGAAAAATCGCGAGGCATGCCCGTGACCGGTGTGCCCAGCATTCAGCTTTTAGCAAGCCTGAGTTAG
- the phbB gene encoding acetoacetyl-CoA reductase gives MARVALVTGGSRGIGASISKALKAEGYEVAATFAGNEEKAAAFTAETGIKTYKWNVGSYEESKAGIAQVEADLGPVDVVVANAGITRDAPFHKMTPEQWQEVIDTNLTGVFNTVHPIWPGMRERKFGRIIVISSINGQKGQFAQVNYAATKAGDLGIVKSLAQEGARAGITANAICPGYIATEMVMAIPEKVRDSIVAGIPAGRLGEPEEIARCVAFLASDDAGFINGSTISANGAQFFV, from the coding sequence ATGGCCCGAGTTGCACTCGTCACCGGTGGTTCGCGCGGAATTGGCGCATCAATTTCAAAAGCGCTGAAAGCGGAAGGCTACGAGGTCGCCGCGACCTTCGCTGGCAACGAAGAGAAGGCAGCTGCCTTCACCGCAGAGACCGGCATCAAGACCTACAAGTGGAATGTTGGCAGCTATGAGGAAAGCAAAGCTGGCATCGCACAGGTTGAAGCTGACCTTGGTCCTGTCGACGTGGTTGTTGCCAACGCAGGCATCACCCGCGACGCACCTTTCCACAAGATGACCCCCGAACAGTGGCAGGAAGTCATCGACACCAACCTGACCGGCGTGTTCAACACCGTACACCCGATCTGGCCCGGCATGCGCGAGCGTAAGTTCGGCCGCATCATCGTGATCAGCTCGATCAACGGTCAGAAAGGTCAGTTTGCTCAGGTAAACTATGCCGCGACCAAAGCTGGCGATCTGGGTATCGTCAAGTCGCTGGCACAAGAAGGCGCACGTGCAGGCATCACTGCCAACGCCATCTGCCCCGGCTACATCGCGACCGAAATGGTTATGGCGATCCCGGAAAAAGTGCGCGACTCGATCGTTGCAGGGATCCCGGCCGGCCGTCTGGGCGAACCGGAAGAAATCGCACGCTGCGTAGCCTTCCTGGCTTCGGACGATGCGGGCTTCATCAACGGCTCGACCATCTCGGCCAACGGTGCGCAGTTCTTCGTTTAA
- a CDS encoding 4-(cytidine 5'-diphospho)-2-C-methyl-D-erythritol kinase gives MSITKVFAPAKVNLTLHVTGQRRDGYHLLDSLVVFADVGDRITVMPAEANRLEVIGPRAAGVPTDGTNLVARAADLFGVPVHIVLSKHLPAAAGIGGGSSDAAATILALSDLIGDTRLPEGVSELGADVRVCLMRQAARMRGIGEDVAPCPGLPPLFAILANPGVDVPTPEVFKALEDKQNPPMPKRIPQGMKAGAFIDWLATQRNDLEAPAIARSPVIRDVLDALADLPGARLARMSGSGATCFALFETEDAARAGASALAQAKPEWWVEAAKLS, from the coding sequence ATGAGCATCACCAAGGTTTTCGCCCCCGCGAAGGTGAACCTGACCCTGCATGTCACGGGGCAGCGGCGGGATGGATATCACCTGTTGGACAGCCTTGTGGTCTTCGCCGATGTGGGCGACCGAATTACTGTGATGCCTGCTGAGGCGAACCGACTTGAGGTGATTGGCCCACGCGCCGCGGGCGTGCCTACGGATGGCACGAACCTTGTCGCCCGCGCGGCTGATCTGTTTGGCGTGCCTGTCCATATCGTTCTGTCGAAGCACCTGCCTGCTGCAGCAGGAATCGGGGGCGGAAGCTCGGACGCGGCGGCGACCATATTGGCGCTTTCGGACCTGATCGGCGACACAAGGTTACCCGAAGGCGTGTCCGAGCTTGGCGCAGATGTGCGTGTCTGCCTGATGCGGCAAGCGGCCCGAATGCGCGGGATTGGCGAAGACGTCGCCCCCTGCCCCGGCCTGCCGCCCCTGTTCGCGATTCTGGCCAATCCTGGCGTAGATGTGCCCACCCCTGAGGTTTTCAAAGCGTTGGAAGATAAGCAAAACCCACCCATGCCTAAGCGGATCCCGCAGGGCATGAAGGCTGGCGCATTCATCGACTGGCTGGCAACCCAACGCAACGACCTAGAAGCCCCCGCGATTGCGCGGTCTCCGGTCATTCGGGATGTTTTGGACGCGCTGGCTGATCTACCCGGCGCACGATTGGCACGCATGTCGGGATCTGGGGCGACGTGTTTTGCGCTGTTCGAAACCGAGGACGCTGCGCGGGCGGGTGCGAGTGCTCTGGCGCAAGCCAAGCCTGAGTGGTGGGTGGAAGCTGCAAAGCTGTCGTAG
- a CDS encoding YdcH family protein, producing MSMSSHLEELRRKHEVLSEKVEEIQRSPGSTDAEISELKKQKLQLKEEIERLTTATA from the coding sequence ATGAGCATGAGTTCGCATCTTGAAGAGCTGCGCAGGAAACACGAGGTCCTCTCGGAGAAAGTCGAAGAGATCCAGCGCTCGCCCGGCAGTACAGACGCCGAGATATCCGAACTAAAAAAGCAAAAGCTCCAGCTCAAGGAAGAAATTGAACGGCTGACGACGGCTACGGCCTGA
- a CDS encoding acetyl-CoA C-acetyltransferase, translating into MTNVVIVSAARTAVGSFSGSFANTPAHDLGAAVLAEIVARAGIDPSEVSETILGQVLQAGQGQNPARQAHINAGYAKEASAWGINQVCGSGLRTVALGAQHVQLGDAAIVAAGGQENMTLSPHVAHLRAGHKMGDMKFIDCMIKDGLWDAFNGYHMGQTAENVAEKWQITREMQDEFAVASQNKAEAAQKAGKFADEIMPFTVKTRKGDIIVDQDEYIRHGATMEAMQKLRPAFIKDGSVTAANASGINDGAAAVLLMSADEAEKRGLEPLARIASYATAGLDPSIMGVGPIHASGKALDKAGWKAQDLDLVEANEAFAAQACAVNKDMDWNPDVVNVNGGAIAIGHPIGASGCRILNTLLFEMKRREAKKGLATLCIGGGMGVAMCLERP; encoded by the coding sequence ATGACCAATGTCGTAATCGTATCGGCCGCGCGCACCGCCGTGGGCAGTTTCTCGGGTTCATTCGCGAACACGCCCGCCCATGACCTCGGCGCAGCCGTTCTGGCCGAGATCGTCGCCCGCGCGGGCATTGACCCGTCTGAGGTCAGCGAGACCATTCTGGGCCAGGTGCTTCAGGCTGGTCAGGGTCAAAACCCTGCACGTCAGGCGCATATCAATGCGGGTTACGCGAAAGAGGCTTCGGCTTGGGGTATCAACCAGGTTTGTGGCTCGGGCCTGCGCACCGTTGCACTGGGCGCACAGCATGTTCAGCTGGGTGATGCCGCAATCGTGGCCGCCGGTGGTCAAGAGAACATGACCCTCAGCCCCCACGTCGCACACTTGCGTGCCGGGCACAAAATGGGCGACATGAAATTCATCGACTGCATGATCAAAGATGGTCTGTGGGATGCGTTCAACGGCTACCACATGGGCCAGACCGCTGAAAACGTCGCAGAGAAATGGCAGATCACCCGCGAGATGCAGGATGAATTCGCCGTTGCTTCGCAAAACAAGGCTGAAGCTGCTCAGAAAGCTGGCAAATTCGCCGACGAGATCATGCCGTTCACCGTGAAAACCCGCAAGGGCGACATCATCGTGGATCAGGATGAATACATCCGTCACGGCGCCACAATGGAAGCCATGCAAAAACTGCGCCCGGCCTTCATCAAGGACGGTTCGGTGACCGCTGCAAACGCTTCGGGCATCAACGATGGCGCGGCCGCCGTTCTGCTGATGTCGGCTGATGAAGCCGAGAAGCGTGGGCTAGAGCCGCTGGCACGCATCGCGTCCTACGCGACCGCTGGTCTGGACCCGTCGATTATGGGTGTTGGCCCGATCCACGCGTCGGGCAAGGCGCTGGATAAGGCGGGCTGGAAAGCTCAGGATCTGGATCTGGTCGAAGCCAACGAAGCCTTCGCTGCGCAGGCCTGTGCCGTGAACAAAGACATGGATTGGAACCCGGACGTGGTCAACGTGAACGGCGGCGCCATCGCCATCGGTCACCCGATCGGTGCCTCGGGCTGCCGCATCCTGAACACGCTGCTGTTCGAAATGAAGCGCCGCGAAGCCAAGAAGGGTCTGGCGACCCTTTGCATCGGCGGCGGCATGGGCGTGGCTATGTGCCTCGAACGTCCGTAA
- a CDS encoding transcriptional regulator GcvA: MSDRLPPLTALRAFDAAARHMSFQKAAAELNVTPAALSFQIKSLEEHFGAPLFHRLNRAVELTEAGRLLAPGAADGFEMLTGAWRNARRSLDSNTLTVTAGPAFTSKWLAPRLYAFAHDHPEIELRFAAGLKMVDLNRDEVDVAIRFGYGPDDGLYSHPLANEWLTPVMLPSLAEKYPEPKDLLSAPLIHNTSDDFLNPPCDWPAWLRAAGVQGTPRIASVFSQPDHALDAAMAGVGVVLGRRAFVVKYLAEGRLVAPYGLALSTQARFRFLCRQGQENRPAIAAFRDWVIAEIAKNTHVTESLKIVSVED; this comes from the coding sequence ATGAGTGACCGTCTGCCTCCGCTAACCGCCCTGCGCGCCTTTGATGCTGCTGCCCGCCATATGTCATTTCAGAAGGCTGCCGCCGAACTGAACGTGACGCCAGCGGCCCTGTCTTTTCAGATCAAATCACTGGAAGAGCACTTTGGCGCACCACTTTTCCATCGTTTGAATCGAGCCGTGGAGCTGACCGAGGCTGGACGTCTTCTGGCCCCCGGTGCGGCGGATGGGTTCGAGATGTTGACCGGCGCCTGGCGCAATGCGCGACGCAGTTTGGACAGCAATACGTTAACCGTGACGGCAGGCCCGGCGTTTACGTCGAAGTGGCTTGCACCGCGGCTGTATGCCTTCGCCCATGATCATCCCGAGATCGAACTTCGCTTCGCGGCGGGTCTGAAAATGGTGGATCTGAACCGGGACGAGGTCGATGTCGCCATCAGATTTGGATACGGTCCGGATGACGGGCTGTACTCTCATCCGCTGGCAAACGAGTGGCTGACCCCAGTGATGCTGCCCTCACTGGCCGAGAAGTACCCCGAGCCAAAAGACCTGCTTTCTGCCCCGCTGATCCACAACACTTCCGATGATTTCTTGAACCCGCCATGCGATTGGCCTGCGTGGCTGCGCGCGGCAGGGGTCCAAGGCACACCCCGAATCGCATCTGTGTTTTCGCAGCCCGACCACGCACTGGATGCAGCGATGGCCGGGGTGGGTGTGGTTCTTGGGCGTCGCGCCTTTGTGGTGAAATATCTGGCCGAGGGGCGTCTGGTTGCACCCTATGGATTGGCCCTGTCCACCCAAGCGCGGTTCCGCTTCTTGTGCCGTCAGGGACAGGAAAACCGACCGGCGATTGCTGCGTTCCGCGATTGGGTTATTGCAGAGATCGCAAAAAACACGCATGTGACGGAAAGTTTGAAAATCGTTTCGGTCGAGGACTAG
- a CDS encoding DNA-3-methyladenine glycosylase I, with amino-acid sequence MTHSPSQSPDTPRCSWCGTEPIYQEYHDLEWGVPEWDGRALWEKLILDGFQAGLSWITILKKRDNFRAAFEGFDPEQIATWGEPEIDRLLQDKGIIRHRGKIAATITNAQAYLDLGGADAFRDMMWSYVDGAPLNGRYKTLDEVPTSSPLSTQISKDLKKAGFKFCGPTIVYAWMEACGLFNNHVVSCHRHDQV; translated from the coding sequence ATGACCCATTCCCCGTCGCAAAGCCCCGACACCCCCCGCTGCTCGTGGTGCGGGACCGAGCCTATTTATCAGGAATATCATGACCTTGAATGGGGCGTGCCTGAATGGGATGGGCGCGCTCTTTGGGAAAAACTGATCCTGGACGGCTTTCAAGCTGGGCTAAGCTGGATCACGATCCTTAAAAAGCGAGATAATTTTCGCGCGGCTTTCGAAGGGTTTGATCCCGAACAGATCGCGACATGGGGCGAGCCCGAGATTGACCGACTGCTGCAAGACAAGGGCATCATCCGGCATCGCGGCAAGATCGCGGCCACGATCACCAATGCGCAGGCCTATCTGGACTTGGGCGGCGCAGACGCCTTTCGGGATATGATGTGGAGCTATGTGGACGGCGCGCCTTTGAACGGGCGCTACAAGACGTTGGATGAGGTGCCGACCTCGTCCCCGCTATCCACACAGATATCGAAAGATCTAAAGAAAGCCGGTTTCAAGTTTTGCGGCCCGACGATTGTCTATGCGTGGATGGAAGCCTGCGGGTTGTTCAACAACCATGTGGTCAGCTGCCACCGGCATGATCAAGTCTAA
- a CDS encoding polyprenyl synthetase family protein translates to MLIEAAHKPHERLGQHLAEDMESVNTLIRERMASKHAPRIPEVTAHLVDAGGKRLRPMLTLAAARLCGYDGPYHIHLAATVEFIHTATLLHDDVVDESAQRRGRPTANLLWDNKSSVLVGDYLFSRSFQLMTDTGSLDVLRILSNASATIAEGEVLQLTAAQDLSTDEDIYRQVVRGKTAALFSAATEVGGVIADAPADQVKALFEYGDALGISFQIVDDLLDYWGGDATGKNIGDDFRERKLTLPLIKAVAKADGEERAFWTRTIEKGRQEEGDLEHALVLLNKHGALEDTRAEAIAWADKAKAALTVLPDAPIRHMLHDIADYVVARLN, encoded by the coding sequence ATGCTGATCGAAGCTGCACATAAACCGCATGAGCGTCTGGGCCAGCATTTGGCCGAGGACATGGAGTCCGTGAACACGCTGATTCGCGAACGTATGGCCTCGAAACATGCCCCGCGTATTCCCGAAGTGACTGCGCATCTGGTTGATGCGGGCGGCAAGCGCCTGCGCCCAATGCTGACTTTGGCGGCGGCACGGCTTTGTGGCTATGACGGCCCCTATCACATCCATCTGGCTGCAACGGTCGAGTTCATTCACACCGCGACCCTGCTGCATGATGACGTGGTGGACGAAAGCGCCCAACGTCGTGGCCGGCCCACCGCGAACCTTTTGTGGGACAACAAATCCAGCGTTCTGGTCGGTGACTACCTGTTCTCGCGTTCGTTCCAGCTGATGACCGACACGGGGTCGCTGGATGTGCTGCGCATCCTGTCCAATGCCTCGGCCACGATTGCCGAAGGCGAAGTGCTACAGCTGACTGCGGCTCAGGATCTGTCGACGGACGAAGACATCTATCGTCAGGTTGTCCGCGGCAAAACGGCAGCGCTGTTTTCAGCGGCGACCGAAGTGGGTGGCGTCATCGCAGACGCCCCGGCCGATCAAGTGAAGGCCCTGTTTGAATATGGCGATGCGTTGGGCATTTCCTTCCAGATCGTTGATGACCTGCTGGATTATTGGGGCGGCGACGCCACAGGTAAGAACATCGGCGACGATTTCCGCGAACGCAAACTGACCCTGCCGCTGATCAAAGCTGTGGCTAAGGCAGACGGCGAAGAACGCGCATTTTGGACCCGCACGATCGAAAAAGGCCGTCAGGAAGAGGGCGACCTGGAACATGCTCTGGTGCTGCTGAACAAACACGGCGCGCTTGAAGATACACGGGCCGAGGCGATTGCCTGGGCCGACAAAGCCAAAGCGGCGCTGACCGTCTTGCCCGACGCGCCGATCCGCCACATGCTGCACGACATCGCGGATTACGTGGTCGCACGCCTGAACTAA
- a CDS encoding tRNA1(Val) (adenine(37)-N6)-methyltransferase, which translates to MMHSDNLTRDDFLGGQLVLSQPKTGYRAGVDPVFLASAVPAQTGQSVLELGCGVGAASLCLGRRVPGLELHGIERQADHAEMARKNAEDNGISLTVHDGDLAQMPEALRAQSFDHVIMNPPYFDRTRGSMSPHDAREQAMGEETPLAAWMDQATRRLKPRGMLTMINAAERLPDILSALDDRLGSVVVQPFSARTGRAAKLLLLQARKGGRAAFRLSAPIVLHEGDTHTADREHYTPAIQAILRDGAALNWG; encoded by the coding sequence ATGATGCACTCTGACAATCTGACACGGGATGACTTTCTGGGCGGGCAGCTGGTGCTGTCTCAGCCCAAAACGGGCTATCGCGCGGGCGTCGATCCGGTGTTTTTGGCCAGCGCCGTGCCCGCACAGACCGGCCAGTCTGTGCTGGAACTGGGATGCGGTGTCGGAGCTGCGTCCTTGTGTCTTGGGCGACGCGTGCCGGGGTTGGAGCTTCACGGGATTGAGCGTCAGGCAGATCATGCGGAAATGGCGCGCAAGAATGCGGAAGACAACGGAATTTCGCTGACCGTACATGATGGGGATTTGGCGCAGATGCCCGAGGCTTTGCGTGCCCAAAGCTTTGATCATGTGATTATGAACCCGCCCTATTTCGACCGGACACGGGGCAGCATGTCGCCGCATGATGCCCGTGAACAGGCAATGGGCGAAGAGACACCATTGGCGGCCTGGATGGATCAGGCCACACGGCGCCTGAAACCGCGCGGGATGCTGACAATGATCAACGCGGCCGAGCGGCTGCCAGACATTCTATCAGCGCTGGATGATCGACTGGGGTCAGTTGTCGTCCAACCCTTCTCAGCCCGCACTGGGCGCGCGGCAAAACTGTTGCTATTGCAGGCTCGCAAAGGTGGGCGCGCGGCGTTTCGTCTGTCCGCGCCAATTGTGCTGCATGAAGGTGACACGCACACCGCCGATCGCGAACATTATACGCCTGCGATACAGGCCATCTTGCGTGACGGCGCGGCGCTGAACTGGGGATAA
- a CDS encoding putative signal transducing protein produces MKELLRTTDPTMIPFVTALLTGEDIACFAMDVHMSALEGSIGILPRRLMVRDEDLFIARAILRDHDIAFES; encoded by the coding sequence ATGAAAGAGCTTCTGAGAACCACAGATCCAACCATGATCCCCTTCGTCACCGCCCTTCTTACAGGCGAGGATATAGCTTGCTTTGCGATGGACGTCCATATGAGTGCACTGGAAGGATCCATTGGCATTTTGCCGCGCCGCCTGATGGTGCGGGACGAGGATTTGTTCATCGCCCGCGCGATCCTGCGTGACCATGATATCGCCTTCGAAAGCTAA
- the yddG gene encoding aromatic amino acid exporter YddG: protein MTRKTATFIGFIAVLLWSLLALFTVGTDPVPPFQLAAMTFLVGGTLGVIWIAATEGLGILRTVSWRVYAFGTLGLFGYHALYFSALRMAPAAEAGLIAYLWPLFIVLFSGLLPGESLRPMHVIGALISFAGAALIVLGGATGFDTAALPGFALAFLCALTWSGYSVLSRRLGNTPTASVVVFCLATAVLSIGAHLLWEDTVWPNGTMGWASVAGLGLGPVGLAFYVWDVGVKRGDIQLLGVASYGAPLLSTLVLILAGVAQPHPSLLIAGVLITVGALMAARASAGSSKQT from the coding sequence GTGACACGGAAAACTGCCACCTTCATCGGGTTCATAGCTGTGTTGCTGTGGTCGCTTCTGGCGCTGTTCACCGTGGGAACTGACCCTGTGCCGCCCTTCCAGCTGGCCGCCATGACCTTTCTGGTAGGCGGAACGTTGGGTGTGATCTGGATTGCCGCGACCGAAGGTCTGGGGATCCTGCGCACCGTAAGCTGGCGGGTCTATGCGTTCGGGACGTTGGGCCTTTTTGGCTATCACGCCTTGTATTTTTCCGCCCTACGCATGGCGCCTGCTGCCGAGGCGGGGCTGATCGCCTATTTGTGGCCCCTTTTCATCGTGCTGTTTTCCGGACTTCTGCCCGGTGAAAGCCTGCGTCCGATGCACGTGATCGGTGCGCTGATTTCGTTTGCTGGTGCGGCTTTGATCGTGCTTGGCGGGGCAACGGGGTTTGACACGGCTGCACTGCCGGGCTTTGCGCTGGCCTTCCTGTGCGCGCTGACATGGTCCGGGTACTCGGTTCTGTCACGACGACTTGGGAATACGCCCACGGCCTCGGTCGTGGTGTTCTGTTTGGCCACTGCCGTCTTGTCCATTGGCGCACATTTGCTGTGGGAGGACACAGTTTGGCCCAACGGCACAATGGGCTGGGCATCCGTCGCAGGGCTTGGATTGGGGCCAGTCGGGTTGGCCTTCTATGTCTGGGATGTGGGGGTAAAGCGCGGTGATATTCAGCTTCTGGGCGTCGCGAGCTATGGCGCGCCGTTGCTGTCCACGCTTGTATTGATCTTGGCTGGTGTGGCCCAGCCCCACCCGTCGTTGCTGATCGCGGGTGTGTTGATCACCGTAGGTGCATTGATGGCGGCACGGGCCAGTGCCGGTTCGTCAAAACAGACCTGA